The genomic window TTTACGTGCAGCGATTCTTTGGCACGAATGAGCACCTTGAGTGATTTGGTTTCAGGGTCGAGCACCGTCGCGATTGATTCAATTTCGCCTTTTTGCAAGAGCTGACCATCTTGATCTAAAATATTAACCGGTAACCCCACCTTGATAGCGTTGAAATCAGATTGATAAATATAGGCTTCAAATAGAGGGGGCTCTTTATCGTTAGGGAGGTGAAGGCCCAAATCGGCTTTACGCTTTTTTCTTAAATTTTTAATCCATTCGTCCGATAAGCCCATGAAGCGAAGCTTGGATTCTACCGATTGAATCAAGGCAGGGTTGCCCAGTTTTAAGGCCTCCAGATATTCATTTTGAGCGACCCAGAGGGAAGGGTCGTGAGCGACCCTTCCATAGGTAAAGATGATTTTGTTTAACGGCCTCACCGTTACGGTATCGGTTTTAATTCCGATGTTTTGCACCAAAACAGGGTCGATTTCGATACCTTCATTCTTCGAAGTATCGCCTTCATGTTGCTGCGTCGGTGCGGATTTCTTTTTGGGTTTTACAGGTACCAGGTCCATGCCACAAATGGGGCATTGGCCAGGGCCTGATTGATGGATCTGCGGGTGCATGGGGCAGGTCCAATATTCTTCGGCCTGCATTTCATGGTCATGTTTTGGCCCTTTGGTGTAGTGTTGATAGGCATAAAAGCCTATCGTGCCCACGAGACCTGCTATGAGCAGTGCTAAAATAATCAACTTATTTTTCGGTTTCATGATTTGTTTCCTTATTCTGACTCACCTATCAGGAACAGGAGTTTAGCTCTGGCCCGGGCGTGATCGACTTCGGCTTGGAGCAGGTCATTTTCATAGCGGAATACTTTTTGCAGATTTAAGAGAATGTCTGTAAACTGCACCGAACCCGCTTGATAAGCCACTTGGGCGTTGTCGACCGCGATCCTCGATTGCGGCAGCAGCCGCCCTGCAACTAAGCTATACACCTTAGCCGCGCGGGTGAGCTCAGCTAGGGTTTCCTCCAATTCATAACGCAAGTCATTTTCAGTTTTGGTTTTTTTGGCTAGGGTTTCTTGGTACTGGCTAGCGGTTTCGCGCACCCGTTTACTTTGCTTGGTACCGGCAAAGATGGGCAAAGGGATTTTAACTGCTGCCTTCATAAAATCTTCACCCATGCCGGGTTCTCGTTCCAACAAGTCAAATTTTCGATAAAAAACACCCACGTCAAAATCGGGATAGTAATCGAGTTTGGCCATGCGATGTTCTTTTTTGGCAGCTTCGACCCATTGCTCATTGGCCTTGAGCACATAAGATTGCTGCAGCATGCGGTTCACCAGTTCAGCGTTGGAATAAGGCAACCTTGCCAGCCCCAGCCGCTTGGGCAAGTTAATGGGCGTGCGCACATCCCGTGCCATCAGGGTGTTGAGTTTGGCCTGCAACATTTGTTTATCTTTTTGCAGGTCGAGAATTTCTTTGCTCAATTCATCCCGTTCGATTTGGGATCTTAACACATCCTGTTGCGTGGAAAGATCGGCCGACAATTTGGTTTGGTCGGTTTGTACGGCAGAGCTGGCCAAACCTTGATTGCGCTGAAAGATACCGATGCTTCGGGTCACCAAGTAGAGTTGATAATAGGTGTCGCGGAGTTGCCAGATAATTTCATTGCGGGCTTGATCCAATTCATAACCATAGCCTTTGGCTTCAAGAGTGCTCTTGGCCTTGGCCGTTGATTTTTTTCCGGGGAAGGGGAATCGTTGTTCAATCCCAGCTTCGATCATGGTCATGGAGTTTTGCGGGGATCCATATTTGGCCAACGGAATGTCTTCGACCATCACCATGAGCATGGGGTCATCCCAACTCCCAGCTTGGGGAATTTTATAATGAGCCGCATCGAGGCGATGCTTGGCCTCTTGCAACATAGGATTTTGTTGCAAGGCCTGCTCAATTAATTTTTTTAAGTTGGGGTCGTCTTCAGCCTTCAGTTGAAAGGAGGCGAGTAAACATAACCCAATCCACAAGAAAATTTTTGGATAACGCATAGAAAATTACCGTTTTAAAATGGTTTGCGAACCACTTTGCACTAGAGCGGTAATGATCTCAATTTAAAAAATGCTGATGTTTTAAGAACAGATGAGGGCCTGGCGGCTGAAAGGCCAACCCGTTGCTTTTAAGCGAGGTTTCAGAAGAATTTAAAAATTCATTGGCGGCTAACATCAATGGGGTAGAAGTAAACAAATCATGATTCACAGTTTCTGGTTTTGTTAACAACAAGCCCACAGTTTTTGCGTCATGCCTACAACAGGTGGGGGTTTCTTTGGCTTGGGTTGGTGCA from Deltaproteobacteria bacterium includes these protein-coding regions:
- a CDS encoding TolC family protein, whose product is MRYPKIFLWIGLCLLASFQLKAEDDPNLKKLIEQALQQNPMLQEAKHRLDAAHYKIPQAGSWDDPMLMVMVEDIPLAKYGSPQNSMTMIEAGIEQRFPFPGKKSTAKAKSTLEAKGYGYELDQARNEIIWQLRDTYYQLYLVTRSIGIFQRNQGLASSAVQTDQTKLSADLSTQQDVLRSQIERDELSKEILDLQKDKQMLQAKLNTLMARDVRTPINLPKRLGLARLPYSNAELVNRMLQQSYVLKANEQWVEAAKKEHRMAKLDYYPDFDVGVFYRKFDLLEREPGMGEDFMKAAVKIPLPIFAGTKQSKRVRETASQYQETLAKKTKTENDLRYELEETLAELTRAAKVYSLVAGRLLPQSRIAVDNAQVAYQAGSVQFTDILLNLQKVFRYENDLLQAEVDHARARAKLLFLIGESE